The Methanoregula boonei 6A8 genome has a window encoding:
- a CDS encoding amidohydrolase has product MTTQESADIFGNNKSILITNVNDGTGPVDIFIDAEETISDIGCEIRKRHRGEAEFIVDGAGALALPGLSNTHTHAAMSLLRGYADDMILQDWLAQKIWPLEAHLTADDVYWGTRLACLEMIRTGTTAFNDMYFFMESAAKAVDEAGIRALLCYGFIDLGDAEKRERECRATEALVAHIRGLKNSRIHAAAGPHAPYTVSPEGLKWCGEFSREQDIPVHIHLSETEKEVNDCVARHKKRPAALLDECGLLSPRTIAAHGCWLDDAECALLGKRGVSVSHNPASNMKLATHRALPYRELVAAGANVCLGTDGCASNNNLDLFEEMKIAALLQKFFWNDPTVLAAPEALGMATANGAKALGFGDGALVAGAPADLILVTTRTPANTPLHNAASNLVYACSGSAVETTICNGRVLMFDREIPGEEKVLAEAAGAAARLVRRAQTPS; this is encoded by the coding sequence ATGACCACACAGGAATCAGCAGATATCTTTGGGAACAACAAATCGATTCTCATCACTAACGTAAACGACGGCACCGGGCCGGTAGACATCTTCATTGACGCAGAAGAGACAATCTCCGATATCGGCTGCGAGATCCGCAAGCGCCACCGGGGCGAGGCCGAGTTTATCGTGGACGGGGCCGGGGCGCTTGCGCTGCCGGGCCTTTCCAACACCCACACCCACGCGGCCATGTCGCTTCTCCGGGGCTATGCTGACGACATGATCCTGCAGGACTGGCTGGCGCAGAAGATCTGGCCGCTTGAGGCCCACCTGACCGCAGATGATGTGTACTGGGGGACCCGGCTTGCCTGCCTTGAGATGATCCGGACCGGCACCACTGCGTTTAACGACATGTACTTCTTTATGGAGTCCGCGGCAAAGGCCGTGGACGAAGCCGGGATCCGGGCCCTGCTCTGCTATGGTTTTATCGATCTGGGTGATGCGGAGAAACGGGAGCGCGAGTGCCGGGCCACCGAAGCGCTGGTTGCGCATATACGGGGCCTGAAAAACTCCCGGATTCACGCCGCAGCAGGCCCGCATGCCCCATACACCGTCTCACCCGAGGGCCTGAAATGGTGCGGGGAATTTTCCCGCGAGCAGGATATCCCCGTTCATATCCACCTGTCAGAGACAGAAAAAGAAGTAAACGACTGCGTTGCCCGGCACAAAAAACGGCCGGCAGCACTGCTCGACGAGTGCGGCCTTCTCTCCCCCCGGACCATCGCGGCACACGGGTGCTGGCTTGATGATGCAGAATGTGCACTTCTCGGGAAACGCGGGGTAAGCGTCTCCCACAACCCGGCAAGCAACATGAAGCTTGCCACCCACCGGGCACTGCCTTACCGGGAGCTCGTGGCTGCAGGGGCAAACGTCTGCCTTGGGACTGACGGCTGTGCCTCGAACAACAACCTCGACCTCTTTGAAGAGATGAAGATCGCAGCGCTCCTCCAGAAGTTCTTCTGGAACGATCCTACCGTCCTTGCGGCACCGGAAGCGCTTGGTATGGCAACCGCAAACGGGGCAAAGGCGCTCGGGTTTGGCGACGGGGCGCTTGTGGCAGGGGCACCGGCCGATCTCATCCTTGTCACCACCCGCACCCCCGCAAACACCCCGCTCCATAATGCCGCTTCAAACCTTGTCTATGCCTGCAGCGGATCTGCCGTGGAGACCACCATCTGCAATGGCCGGGTGCTTATGTTCGACCGGGAGATCCCGGGCGAGGAGAAGGTCCTTGCGGAGGCTGCCGGTGCAGCCGCACGACTGGTGAGACGTGCGCAGACTCCTTCCTGA
- a CDS encoding MFS transporter encodes MSPDVPALCDAGCQDPAICRMPALPVTATEKRIVLLIAILSGFLTPFDGSAVNIALPTIGSAFHMDAISLSWVATAYLLASALFLVPFGKLADIYGRKKIYLWGICVFGAASLIMTFVATEQQMIAVRVLQGIGAAMIFGTAIAILTAVFPPGERGKALGIYITSVYLGLSLGPFFGGVLTDAFGWRSIFYINVPIAITAAVLIVWKLRGEWAECVGEKFDLAGSLIYNLGLIALMVGFSVLPDISGGALVVAGLLLIGAFVWYEQRQAFPVLNMQLFFKSRIFAFSNVAALINYSATYAVAFLLSLDLQYTKGFSAEYAGVILIASPFFQMIVSPFAGKLSDKHDSQVLSSLGMGLTALGLFLFIFLNESTPLWYIIVVLIILGIGFGLFSSPNINAIMSAVDKRYYGVASGINSTMRLLGQMLSMGIAMMIFAIVIGQVEITPANYPQFTQSLHWAFVLFTVMCVAGIYFSLARGKQEGQTVVEG; translated from the coding sequence ATGTCCCCCGATGTTCCTGCCCTCTGTGATGCCGGATGCCAGGACCCGGCCATCTGCCGGATGCCGGCCCTGCCGGTCACCGCCACGGAAAAACGGATCGTTCTCTTAATTGCCATTCTTTCCGGTTTCCTCACCCCGTTTGACGGATCAGCGGTCAATATCGCCCTCCCCACGATCGGATCCGCGTTCCACATGGACGCGATCTCGCTCTCCTGGGTAGCGACTGCCTACCTCCTTGCCTCCGCACTCTTCCTTGTCCCCTTCGGGAAGCTCGCAGACATTTACGGGAGGAAGAAGATCTATTTGTGGGGGATTTGCGTCTTTGGTGCAGCCTCGCTCATCATGACGTTCGTTGCTACCGAACAGCAGATGATTGCGGTACGGGTCCTCCAGGGTATCGGAGCCGCCATGATCTTCGGTACCGCGATCGCCATCCTGACCGCGGTCTTTCCCCCGGGCGAACGGGGCAAGGCGCTTGGGATCTACATCACCTCCGTGTACCTGGGCCTCTCCCTCGGGCCGTTTTTCGGGGGTGTCCTGACCGATGCCTTTGGCTGGCGGAGTATCTTCTACATCAATGTCCCCATTGCGATCACGGCGGCAGTTCTGATCGTCTGGAAACTCCGGGGCGAATGGGCTGAATGCGTGGGCGAGAAGTTCGATCTCGCCGGATCGCTTATCTACAACCTTGGCCTGATCGCGCTCATGGTCGGCTTCTCGGTGCTCCCCGATATTTCCGGAGGTGCGCTCGTGGTCGCCGGCCTTCTCCTCATTGGTGCATTCGTCTGGTACGAACAGCGGCAGGCATTCCCGGTTCTCAACATGCAGCTGTTTTTCAAAAGCCGGATCTTCGCGTTCTCCAATGTCGCCGCGCTCATCAACTATTCGGCTACCTACGCGGTCGCCTTCCTGCTCAGCCTTGATCTCCAGTACACCAAGGGTTTCTCAGCGGAATATGCCGGGGTTATCCTGATCGCCTCGCCGTTCTTCCAGATGATTGTCTCCCCTTTTGCGGGGAAACTCTCTGATAAGCACGATTCCCAGGTACTTTCATCGCTGGGTATGGGCCTGACCGCACTTGGCCTGTTTCTCTTTATATTCCTCAATGAGTCTACGCCGCTCTGGTACATCATCGTGGTGCTCATTATTCTCGGAATCGGTTTTGGCCTCTTCTCCTCCCCGAACATCAATGCGATCATGAGCGCGGTGGACAAACGGTATTATGGCGTTGCATCGGGCATCAACTCCACGATGCGGCTGTTGGGCCAGATGCTCTCCATGGGGATTGCGATGATGATCTTTGCCATCGTGATCGGCCAGGTGGAGATCACGCCTGCAAACTACCCTCAGTTCACCCAGAGTCTCCATTGGGCGTTTGTCCTCTTCACGGTCATGTGCGTGGCCGGGATCTACTTCTCCCTCGCCCGAGGAAAACAGGAGGGACAGACGGTGGTGGAGGGATAA
- a CDS encoding AMP-binding protein, with translation MDKGSYTCGTSEFPLLGMTMGEMIDHIAARYPENEAIVSVHQNIRWTYKEFLSQVNLVARALMGLGVDKGDRVGIWAMNHAEWIVIQFATAKIGAIMVNINPAYRTYELEYALKQSEIQTLILQGRFKTSDYVGMFYEACPEAYEQKPGRISSEKFPFLKNVVFMGNIPYNGTFTWDEFIKKADDITMDELVERGEALTFDDPINIQYTSGTTGFPKGVVLTHHGVLNNGYIIGEGMGFTEKDRLCIPVPFYHCFGMVLSNMASATHGTTMVLPCPTFDAEEVLKTIEKERCTAVHGVPTMFIAELSHPNFSKYNLSSLRTGIMAGSPCPIEVMKQVNTKMNMRDIVIVYGQTETSPGVTMTTTKDPLERRVTTIGRAFPHTELKIIDPKTGKIVPMGEVGEICARGYCVMKCYYNNPAATHATLDKDHWNHTGDLATMDEEGYFKVVGRLKDMVIRGGENIYPREIEEFLHHHEKVSDVYVVGVPDIKYGEELCAWVKVKAGQALTEDEVKEFCKGKIAHFKIPRYVLFVDDFPMSVTGKIQKFVMREESIKRLGLEAADKIKTA, from the coding sequence ATGGACAAGGGGAGCTATACGTGCGGGACCTCGGAATTCCCCCTGCTGGGAATGACGATGGGTGAGATGATCGACCATATTGCGGCCAGGTACCCGGAGAACGAGGCAATAGTCTCCGTCCACCAGAACATCCGGTGGACCTATAAGGAGTTCCTCTCCCAGGTAAACCTCGTGGCCCGGGCTCTTATGGGCCTTGGGGTCGATAAAGGCGACCGTGTCGGGATCTGGGCGATGAACCACGCCGAATGGATCGTTATCCAGTTTGCCACCGCAAAGATCGGGGCGATCATGGTCAACATCAACCCGGCCTACCGCACATACGAGCTCGAGTACGCCCTCAAGCAGTCCGAGATCCAGACCCTCATCCTGCAGGGCCGGTTCAAGACCTCCGATTACGTAGGTATGTTCTACGAGGCCTGCCCCGAGGCTTACGAGCAGAAGCCGGGAAGGATCTCAAGCGAGAAGTTCCCCTTCTTAAAAAATGTCGTCTTCATGGGTAACATCCCGTACAACGGCACCTTTACCTGGGACGAATTCATCAAAAAGGCCGATGACATCACCATGGACGAGCTCGTGGAGCGCGGCGAGGCCCTCACCTTTGACGACCCGATCAACATCCAGTACACGAGCGGCACAACGGGATTTCCCAAAGGCGTTGTCCTCACTCACCACGGGGTCTTGAACAACGGCTACATCATCGGCGAGGGCATGGGCTTTACCGAGAAAGACCGGCTCTGTATCCCCGTACCCTTCTACCACTGCTTTGGCATGGTCCTTTCCAACATGGCCTCGGCCACCCACGGCACGACCATGGTGCTTCCCTGCCCTACCTTTGATGCCGAGGAGGTCTTAAAGACCATAGAAAAGGAGCGCTGCACGGCAGTCCACGGTGTCCCCACGATGTTCATTGCCGAGCTCTCGCACCCGAACTTCTCAAAGTACAACCTTTCCTCCCTCCGCACCGGCATCATGGCCGGCTCGCCCTGCCCGATCGAGGTGATGAAGCAGGTCAATACGAAGATGAACATGCGGGACATCGTGATCGTGTACGGCCAGACCGAGACCTCGCCGGGCGTCACAATGACAACGACAAAAGATCCACTCGAACGCCGGGTCACCACAATCGGGAGGGCTTTCCCCCATACCGAGCTCAAGATTATTGACCCGAAAACCGGCAAGATTGTTCCCATGGGGGAGGTCGGGGAGATCTGCGCCCGCGGCTACTGCGTGATGAAATGCTATTATAATAACCCGGCTGCCACCCACGCAACGCTCGACAAGGACCACTGGAACCACACCGGCGATCTTGCCACGATGGACGAGGAGGGCTACTTCAAGGTTGTTGGCCGGTTAAAGGACATGGTGATCCGGGGCGGGGAGAACATCTACCCGCGGGAGATCGAGGAGTTCCTCCACCACCACGAGAAGGTCTCTGATGTGTACGTAGTCGGCGTGCCGGACATCAAGTACGGCGAGGAACTCTGCGCATGGGTCAAGGTCAAGGCCGGCCAGGCGCTCACGGAAGACGAGGTTAAGGAGTTCTGCAAAGGGAAGATCGCCCATTTCAAGATCCCCCGTTACGTGCTTTTTGTTGATGACTTCCCCATGAGCGTGACCGGCAAGATCCAGAAGTTTGTCATGCGGGAAGAGTCGATCAAAAGGCTCGGCCTTGAAGCAGCAGACAAGATCAAGACCGCGTGA
- a CDS encoding PhzF family phenazine biosynthesis protein: protein MSCELHVVDAFTGHPFRGNPAAVCILDGPADPGWMQEVAAELKHSETAFLHPGAKGWNLRWFTPTREVELCGHATLASAFVLWQTGRAGAGSPISFDTLSGTLTARRDRAVITLDFPADPVQAIPLISGLDKALGAAPVFTGKGRFDLLVELPTAADVCDCEPDMAALAALPARGIIVTAASDLPDFDFVSRFFAPSVGIPEDPVTGSAHCCLGPYWGAKLHKTELAGFQCSERGGSVKVALAEDRVILGGHAVDVFSGQLHV from the coding sequence ATGAGCTGCGAACTGCACGTTGTTGATGCCTTTACCGGTCATCCCTTCCGGGGGAACCCGGCGGCGGTCTGCATCCTTGATGGCCCGGCCGACCCGGGCTGGATGCAGGAGGTTGCGGCCGAACTCAAACACTCGGAGACCGCGTTTCTCCATCCCGGTGCCAAGGGCTGGAACCTGCGGTGGTTTACCCCTACGCGGGAAGTTGAGCTCTGCGGCCATGCTACCCTTGCCTCCGCCTTTGTGCTCTGGCAGACCGGGCGGGCAGGAGCAGGATCGCCAATCTCCTTTGATACGCTCTCGGGAACGCTTACCGCACGGCGGGACCGGGCAGTGATCACCCTTGATTTCCCGGCGGATCCGGTTCAGGCGATCCCGCTTATTTCCGGGCTCGATAAAGCGCTCGGGGCCGCCCCGGTCTTTACCGGAAAGGGCAGGTTCGATCTTCTCGTGGAACTTCCCACCGCTGCGGATGTCTGCGACTGCGAACCGGACATGGCGGCACTTGCGGCGCTTCCCGCCCGGGGGATCATCGTAACCGCAGCTTCCGATCTCCCGGACTTCGATTTTGTCTCCCGGTTCTTCGCTCCGTCGGTCGGGATACCGGAAGACCCGGTGACCGGCTCCGCGCACTGCTGCCTTGGTCCGTACTGGGGGGCAAAACTCCACAAGACCGAACTTGCCGGGTTCCAGTGCTCTGAACGCGGCGGGTCCGTGAAGGTCGCGCTTGCGGAAGACCGGGTGATCCTTGGCGGCCATGCGGTGGACGTGTTCTCGGGACAGCTCCACGTGTGA
- a CDS encoding bifunctional 5,6,7,8-tetrahydromethanopterin hydro-lyase/3-hexulose-6-phosphate synthase — translation MYLVGEALIGEGAELAHIDLLLGSKEGPVGSAFANAVSQLSMGHTPLLAVVRPNLLTKPATVIIPKVTLKDMEQVNEMFGPVQAAVAKAIADSLEEGAFKDIDIEGIAIIASAFVHPEAKDYNRIYRYNYGATKLALHRALDKFPDEKTLVYEKDRAAHGIMGFKVQRLWDPPYLQVAMDLVDMGKVAQVLKEVPQNDHVIIEAGTPLIKKFGLNVIGEIRKLRPNAFIIADMKILDTGNLEARMAADATADAVVVSGLAPTSTIEKAISEARKVGIYSIIDMLNVQNPAKLIEKLKVKPDIVELHRAIDTEETAHAWGDIPAMKKAAGGKLLVATAGGIRVEVVKDALKAGADILVVGRSITASKDIGHATDEFLDQLNREEIDQFRIMTDF, via the coding sequence ATGTATCTTGTCGGAGAAGCACTCATCGGCGAGGGCGCAGAACTCGCGCACATCGACCTGCTGCTCGGAAGCAAGGAAGGCCCGGTCGGATCCGCGTTTGCAAACGCGGTATCCCAGCTGTCCATGGGACACACCCCGCTCCTTGCAGTTGTCCGCCCCAATCTGCTCACCAAGCCTGCAACCGTCATCATCCCCAAGGTGACGTTAAAGGACATGGAGCAGGTCAACGAGATGTTCGGGCCTGTCCAGGCAGCGGTTGCAAAGGCAATCGCCGACAGCCTTGAGGAAGGCGCGTTCAAGGACATCGACATCGAGGGGATCGCGATCATCGCGTCGGCCTTTGTCCACCCTGAGGCAAAGGACTACAACCGGATCTACCGGTACAACTACGGTGCCACCAAGCTCGCCCTCCACCGGGCGCTTGACAAGTTCCCGGACGAGAAGACCCTTGTGTACGAGAAGGACCGGGCTGCGCACGGTATTATGGGATTCAAGGTGCAGCGCCTCTGGGACCCGCCGTACCTGCAGGTCGCCATGGACCTCGTGGACATGGGCAAGGTCGCCCAGGTCTTAAAGGAAGTGCCGCAGAACGATCACGTGATCATCGAGGCGGGAACGCCGCTCATCAAGAAGTTCGGCCTGAACGTTATCGGCGAGATCCGGAAACTCCGCCCGAATGCGTTCATCATCGCGGACATGAAGATTCTCGACACCGGCAATCTCGAAGCCCGCATGGCAGCAGATGCCACCGCAGACGCGGTCGTGGTCTCGGGTCTTGCCCCGACTTCGACCATCGAGAAGGCAATCTCCGAGGCCCGCAAGGTGGGCATATACTCGATCATCGATATGCTCAACGTGCAGAACCCGGCAAAGCTTATCGAGAAGCTCAAAGTGAAGCCTGACATTGTCGAGCTCCACCGTGCCATTGACACCGAGGAGACCGCCCATGCGTGGGGCGACATCCCGGCCATGAAGAAGGCAGCAGGCGGGAAACTGCTGGTTGCAACGGCCGGCGGCATCCGGGTCGAAGTCGTGAAAGACGCCCTCAAGGCAGGAGCAGATATCCTTGTGGTCGGCCGGAGCATCACAGCGAGCAAGGACATCGGGCATGCAACCGATGAGTTCCTTGACCAGCTCAACCGGGAAGAGATCGACCAGTTCCGGATTATGACTGATTTCTAA